In Zingiber officinale cultivar Zhangliang chromosome 6A, Zo_v1.1, whole genome shotgun sequence, a single genomic region encodes these proteins:
- the LOC121996593 gene encoding BTB/POZ domain-containing protein POB1-like isoform X2, producing the protein MFSQTFHFSFPSVALKSLDLSALSPLPPPSSSPSPSPPPLSNLPEEGSSISSWDRRRGVSGAEAWRRMRESRGFADILDHRAAETATSKGSMDAEPSHPSSDHNFEFAFNSSNFSDRVLRIEVMAEPPDAGSSHRKRRRDDGPKEKEFAKYSLEFVTSYQPDTHECEEYENHDEDDEPIFEEFTQGDDSENNDSSSMGSPRILRVKSIYISSAILAAKSPFFYKLFSNGMKESDLRHATLRINESEEAALMELLSFMYSGKLSTTSPTLLLDVLMAADKFEVVSCMRYCSQLLRSLPMTTESALLYLDLPCSVSMASAVQPLTDAAKDFLANSYKDINKFQDEMMSLPLSGIEAILSSDDLQVASEDAIYDFVLKWARAQYTVLEERRETLSSRLLHHIRFSHMTCRKLRKVLTCNDLDHDLASKLVTEALFFKAEAPHRQRALTADELTHKRFMERAYKYRPLKVVEFDKPHPQCIVYLDLKREECAKLFPSGRVYSQAFHLGGQGFFLSAHCNLDQQSSFHCFGLFLGMQEKGSISFTVEYEFAARTNPSGEFVSKYKGFYTFTGGKAVGYRNLFGIQWSSFIAEDGPYFINGTLHLRAELTIKPSQPPLP; encoded by the exons ATGTTCTCACAGACTTTTCATTTTTCGTTCCCTTCTGTCGCGTTGAAATCCCTCGATCTCTCCGCTCTCTCGCCTCTTCCTCCGCCGTCctcgtcgccgtcgccgtcgccgccGCCTCTGTCTAATCTTCCGGAAGAAGGCAGCAGTATATCGAGTTGGGATCGGCGTCGAGGCGTCTCTGGAGCCGAGGCGTGGCGGCGAATGAGAGAATCGAGAGGCTTCGCTGATATCCTTGACCATCGAGCGGCGGAGACAGCGACTTCGAAGGGATCAATGGATGCCGAACCCTCTCACCCCTCCTCCGACCACAACTTCGAGTTCGCTTTCAATTCCAGCAACTTCTCCGACCGAGTGCTCCGGATCGAGGTGATGGCGGAGCCGCCGGATGCCGGGTCCAGCCACCGCAAGCGCAGAAGGGATGACGGACCTAAAGAAAAAG AGTTTGCAAAGTACTCGTTGGAATTTGTAACGAGTTACCAGCCTGACACGCACGAATGTGAAGAATATGAGAACCatgatgaagatgatgaaccAATCTTTGAGGAATTTACACAAG GCGATGATTCAGAAAATAATGATTCCTCAAGCATGGGTTCTCCACGGATTCTCAGAGTTAAATCCATTTATATTAGTTCGGCTATACTTGCCGCCAAAAGCCCATTCTTCTACAAG CTTTTTTCAAATGGCATGAAAGAATCAGATCTGCGACATGCGACGCTAAGAATCAATGAATCAG AGGAAGCTGCTCTCATGGAGCTCTTGAGTTTTATGTACAGTGGAAAGCTGTCGACTACATCTCCGACACTTCTTTTGGATGTGCTGATGGCTGCTGATAAATTCGAGGTTGTTTCATGCATGCGATACTGTAGTCAGTTACTTAGAAGCTTGCCGATGACAACAGAGTCTGCACTGTTGTATTTGGATCTACCTTGCAGTGTTTCAATGGCTTCCGCAGTCCAACCTTTGACTGATGCTGCTAAAGATTTCCTTGCCAATAGTTATAAGGACATAAACAA GTTCCAAGATGAAATGATGAGTCTTCCCCTTTCTGGAATCGAGGCTATTCTGTCTAGCGATGACCTCCAAGTTGCATCAGAAGACGCTATATATGACTTCGTTCTCAAGTGGGCACGAGCACAATACACAGTATTGGAAGAACGGCGTGAGACCTTGAGTTCTCGCTTACTTCATCATATCCGTTTTTCACATATGACTTGCAGGAAACTCAGAAAAGTCCTCACCTGCAACGACCTGGATCATGACCTTGCTTCCAAACTAGTAACTGAAGCACTCTTCTTCAAGGCTGAGGCTCCTCACAGGCAGCGGGCTCTTACCGCTGACGAATTAACCCATAAGCGATTCATGGAGCGGGCTTACAAGTATCGTCCACTGAAGGTGGTGGAGTTCGATAAGCCACACCCACAGTGCATTGTGTACCTAGATCTCAAGAGGGAAGAGTGTGCAAAATTGTTCCCATCTGGAAGGGTCTACTCACAGGCGTTCCATTTGGGTGGCCAGGGTTTCTTCCTCTCAGCCCATTGCAATTTGGATCAGCAGAGTTCATTCCATTGCTTTGGCCTTTTCCTAGGGATGCAAGAGAAAGGTTCCATTAGCTTCACTGTAGAATATGAGTTTGCTGCAAGAACTAATCCGTCTGGAGAATTCGTTAGCAAGTACAAAGGCTTCTACACTTTTACTGGCGGGAAGGCAGTAGGCTACCGCAACTTGTTCGGCATCCAGTGGAGTTCTTTCATAGCCGAAGATGGCCCCTACTTCATCAATGGCACACTTCACTTGAGAGCTGAGTTAACCATCAAACCGTCTCAACCACCTCTACCATAA
- the LOC121996593 gene encoding BTB/POZ domain-containing protein POB1-like isoform X1 codes for MFSQTFHFSFPSVALKSLDLSALSPLPPPSSSPSPSPPPLSNLPEEGSSISSWDRRRGVSGAEAWRRMRESRGFADILDHRAAETATSKGSMDAEPSHPSSDHNFEFAFNSSNFSDRVLRIEVMAEPPDAGSSHRKRRRDDGPKEKAPEFAKYSLEFVTSYQPDTHECEEYENHDEDDEPIFEEFTQGDDSENNDSSSMGSPRILRVKSIYISSAILAAKSPFFYKLFSNGMKESDLRHATLRINESEEAALMELLSFMYSGKLSTTSPTLLLDVLMAADKFEVVSCMRYCSQLLRSLPMTTESALLYLDLPCSVSMASAVQPLTDAAKDFLANSYKDINKFQDEMMSLPLSGIEAILSSDDLQVASEDAIYDFVLKWARAQYTVLEERRETLSSRLLHHIRFSHMTCRKLRKVLTCNDLDHDLASKLVTEALFFKAEAPHRQRALTADELTHKRFMERAYKYRPLKVVEFDKPHPQCIVYLDLKREECAKLFPSGRVYSQAFHLGGQGFFLSAHCNLDQQSSFHCFGLFLGMQEKGSISFTVEYEFAARTNPSGEFVSKYKGFYTFTGGKAVGYRNLFGIQWSSFIAEDGPYFINGTLHLRAELTIKPSQPPLP; via the exons ATGTTCTCACAGACTTTTCATTTTTCGTTCCCTTCTGTCGCGTTGAAATCCCTCGATCTCTCCGCTCTCTCGCCTCTTCCTCCGCCGTCctcgtcgccgtcgccgtcgccgccGCCTCTGTCTAATCTTCCGGAAGAAGGCAGCAGTATATCGAGTTGGGATCGGCGTCGAGGCGTCTCTGGAGCCGAGGCGTGGCGGCGAATGAGAGAATCGAGAGGCTTCGCTGATATCCTTGACCATCGAGCGGCGGAGACAGCGACTTCGAAGGGATCAATGGATGCCGAACCCTCTCACCCCTCCTCCGACCACAACTTCGAGTTCGCTTTCAATTCCAGCAACTTCTCCGACCGAGTGCTCCGGATCGAGGTGATGGCGGAGCCGCCGGATGCCGGGTCCAGCCACCGCAAGCGCAGAAGGGATGACGGACCTAAAGAAAAAG CACCAGAGTTTGCAAAGTACTCGTTGGAATTTGTAACGAGTTACCAGCCTGACACGCACGAATGTGAAGAATATGAGAACCatgatgaagatgatgaaccAATCTTTGAGGAATTTACACAAG GCGATGATTCAGAAAATAATGATTCCTCAAGCATGGGTTCTCCACGGATTCTCAGAGTTAAATCCATTTATATTAGTTCGGCTATACTTGCCGCCAAAAGCCCATTCTTCTACAAG CTTTTTTCAAATGGCATGAAAGAATCAGATCTGCGACATGCGACGCTAAGAATCAATGAATCAG AGGAAGCTGCTCTCATGGAGCTCTTGAGTTTTATGTACAGTGGAAAGCTGTCGACTACATCTCCGACACTTCTTTTGGATGTGCTGATGGCTGCTGATAAATTCGAGGTTGTTTCATGCATGCGATACTGTAGTCAGTTACTTAGAAGCTTGCCGATGACAACAGAGTCTGCACTGTTGTATTTGGATCTACCTTGCAGTGTTTCAATGGCTTCCGCAGTCCAACCTTTGACTGATGCTGCTAAAGATTTCCTTGCCAATAGTTATAAGGACATAAACAA GTTCCAAGATGAAATGATGAGTCTTCCCCTTTCTGGAATCGAGGCTATTCTGTCTAGCGATGACCTCCAAGTTGCATCAGAAGACGCTATATATGACTTCGTTCTCAAGTGGGCACGAGCACAATACACAGTATTGGAAGAACGGCGTGAGACCTTGAGTTCTCGCTTACTTCATCATATCCGTTTTTCACATATGACTTGCAGGAAACTCAGAAAAGTCCTCACCTGCAACGACCTGGATCATGACCTTGCTTCCAAACTAGTAACTGAAGCACTCTTCTTCAAGGCTGAGGCTCCTCACAGGCAGCGGGCTCTTACCGCTGACGAATTAACCCATAAGCGATTCATGGAGCGGGCTTACAAGTATCGTCCACTGAAGGTGGTGGAGTTCGATAAGCCACACCCACAGTGCATTGTGTACCTAGATCTCAAGAGGGAAGAGTGTGCAAAATTGTTCCCATCTGGAAGGGTCTACTCACAGGCGTTCCATTTGGGTGGCCAGGGTTTCTTCCTCTCAGCCCATTGCAATTTGGATCAGCAGAGTTCATTCCATTGCTTTGGCCTTTTCCTAGGGATGCAAGAGAAAGGTTCCATTAGCTTCACTGTAGAATATGAGTTTGCTGCAAGAACTAATCCGTCTGGAGAATTCGTTAGCAAGTACAAAGGCTTCTACACTTTTACTGGCGGGAAGGCAGTAGGCTACCGCAACTTGTTCGGCATCCAGTGGAGTTCTTTCATAGCCGAAGATGGCCCCTACTTCATCAATGGCACACTTCACTTGAGAGCTGAGTTAACCATCAAACCGTCTCAACCACCTCTACCATAA